ACCAAGTGCCCAGTCACCAAAGAGCCAGAGTACGCATTTATCGGACGATCCAATGTCGGCAAGTCCTCTCTCATCAATATGCTGACAGACCGCACCAAACTTGCAAAAACCTCAGGAAAACCGGGCAAGACTCAGCTGATCAACCATTTTCACATCAACAAAGAGTGGTACTTGGTTGATTTGCCAGGCTATGGCTGGGCACAGGTCAGCAAAAAACTCAAAGAAGAGTGGGAGATCATGATTCGCAAATACCTCCGCGAAAGAACCAACCTAATCAATATTTTCATTCTGATAGATTCTCGTATCCCTCCCCAAAAAATCGACTTGGACTTCATCCAATGGGTAGGAGAGAACGGGCTACCGTTCTCGATCATATTTACCAAAGCAGACAAAACTGGCAACCGAAAAATTCTTTCCAACATAGAAACCTTCAAAAACACACTCAGACAAAATTGGGATGAGTTGCCTCCGATGTTTGTATCCTCATCTGCACAAAAGCATGGGCAACAGGAAATATTGGAATACATCGATCAAATCAATAGTACCCTATAAAACATTATATTAGTTTTGCCCCCCATAAATAATTAGCACATGGATTTTAACGAAATAGCAACAGTATCAGGCAAGGGAGGTCTATTCACCGTAGTAGCTCCTACTAGAGGAGGCGTCATCCTCGAAACAATGGATGACCAAAAGAAAAAAATGATCGTCAACATGAACTCCAAGGTATCCATACTCGGCGAGATTTCGATCTATACGACCGATGCTGAAGGGTCCTCTCCTCTTGGAGATGTCATGAAAAAAATTCATGCAGAATTTGACGGAGACACTGGCCTCACAAGCAATTCTGACCCTGAAGAACTCAAAGCATTCCTCAAACACGTCCTCCCAGAGTACGACGAAGAAAGAGTCTATGTATCTGACATCAAAAAAGTAGTCACTTGGTACAACCTCTTGAGCGCGACACAACCGCAACTCTTTGAAGAGGCCAAAGAAGATTCTAAAACAGAAGAATAATTGGAAAAGAAAGTTCGACAGTGTATCCCCCTGCTACTCGCTCACTTCCAACTACCGGATGAGGAGCTTGTACTCCAAGAGGACACCCTCGACGAACTCGAAAGGAAACTTTCGTCCATCATAGGATACCTGCTCACTCATGATCTAGATCGGCTCATGAGTGCCTTTTACAAAATCGATTTGAGCGAGCAGGTATTTAAGAAAATAATCAGTGAAGCTCCCCCCGAAGAAATCAATAGTTTGTTAGCCAAAGAAGTCATTCAAAGAGAGCAGCAGAAACTCGTCACACGAGAAAAATACCGGGATTTCCTATAGGAAGCTCATTACTTTTTTGACCATTTCCTTGGACCCTATGAACAACTGAGAACGCTGATGCAACTCCAGTGGATCCAATTCCATGATTCGACGTTCGCCATCGGTGGCCATACCACCAGACTGCTCCGCAATGAAGGCCAAAGCGTTGCACTCATAAACCAACCGTAGCTTCCCATTGAGAGACTTGTCCGTCCGCGGATAGATATACACCCCTCCTTTGAACATATTTCTATGAAAGTCGGAAACCAATGAGCCGATGTATCGCGCAGAGTAGCGCTGCTCTTTGCAATACTCGATATAGTTCCTCACGCCAGGTTCAAAACTGTAATAGGAGCCTTCATTGACAGAGTAGATGGTCCCTGTCTCCGGAGACTTGATGTTGTCGTGCGACAATACGAACTCCCCCAACGAAGGTTCATGTGTAAAACCATTGACACCATGCCCTGTAGTATAGACCATCATAGTCGACGAACCATAGAGGATGTAACCAGCCGCCACCTGCTTATCTCCGTTTTGCAACACGTCTTCTTTGGTTACGTGCTCTCCTATGGGAGATATCCTGCGATATATTGAAAATATCGTCCCAATGGAAACATTCACATCGATATTGGATGACCCATCAAGAGGATCCATTGCCACGACATAGTTGCTATTTTTGTTGATCTCTACGATTTCATCGTCCTCTTCAGACACAATGGCACAAACCTGTCCCCCGTTGCGCAAGGCACGGATAAAACGTACGTTTGCGATCACGTCCAACTTCTGTTGAGCCTCTCCTTGGACATTGGTAGTACCAATTGCTCCTGTGATATCCAACAGGCCAGATTTATTGATTTCGAGATTAATTATTTTGCCCGCGAGTGCAATATCTCGCAGCAGCTGACTGAGCTCCCCAGTAGCAAAAGGAAACTCGGACTGCTTGGCGTTGATGAATCGATCCAGGGTAGTCCCTATACTCGATCCAATGAGCGTTTCTTTATTCATAAATAGTTTGTTTGGGTAGGGCAAATATATGGCTTTCACCTCCTTAAAAATCCTCCTCAGCAGGTAAAATCAATGAATTCAAGAACAAAAGTTTTCTATATTCAAAGTTGCCCTCTAACTTTGCGCACCCGTTTGGTATGTCAACCATCGTGCATTTTTTCTATATGGTCATAGATGCCCAAACGAATAAACAGCATAATCTCTGTATCGTAAGATGAAGGGAGTGACCGTACAAACATGATATGACAGCAGTAAGCACTACTGCTCGACATGTTTCCATTAAAATCAAAATAGACGAATGAAAGTATTCAAATTTGGAGGAGCGTCCGTCAAGGATGCAGAATCGGTAAAAAATGTTGCCGAGGTGATCAAAATGTTTTGTGACGAAGAATTGGTAATCGTCGTATCTGCCATGGGCAAGACGACCAACCACTTGGAGGAGTTGGTACAGTTGTACGTCGACAAACAAGACTGGAAAATCAAACTAGACTGGATCAAAAACTTCCACTTAGACATCTCTCATGGGCTATTTGATGAGAAACACGAGATCTACGAACGCATCGAATCGATCTTTGATGGAATCGCCGAATACCTTGAGGGTGCTGAGGGCAAAAGGTATGCAGAAATATACAGTGAAATGGTAAGCCAAGGAGAGCTCCTCTCTACACGTATCATCCGACACTATCTCAACGAAAACGTCAAGAAAACCACTTGGTTGGACGCACGCGAATACATCAAAACTGATTTCAACTTCACCGACTCTCGTGTGGATTGGGAAATCACCAAACGAAACATCAGCAGCAAAATACCGAGCTTCACCAAAGACGGCTTGGTCATCTCACAAGGATTCATCGGTTCCAACAGTGAAGGAAAAACCACTACGCTCGGCCGTGAGGGGTCGGATTTTAGTGCGGCAATTTTCGCTACGGGCTTACAAGCAGAATCCGTGACCGTATGGAAAGACGTCCCGGGTGTCATGACTGCCGACCCACGCAAAATGCCCGAAGCGATGGTCATCCCTGAGCTCAAGTACACTGACGCAGCAGAAATGACCTACTACGGGGCATCCATTATTCACCCTCGTACCATCAAACCTCTGGCTCAAAACAAAATCAAATTATATGTGAGACCTTTCACCGCTCCCGAAAACATCGGCACGGTAATCGGCAAGGGACACGCTGAAAAACATCCCGCATCTTTCATCGTAAAGACCAAACAAGTATTTATTGAATTTGGCGTCACGGATTTCACATTCATCAACGAGAAGAAGCTCAGTCTGTTATTCAATGCTCTCGATCAACTCAATATCAAAATCAACTTGATGCAAAACTCGGCAGTTAGTTTTGCGATATGCATCGACAAGAAATTTGACAAAGTAGAAAAACTCATCGAACGACTGAAAGGTGATTTTGAAATAGAAATGCGTGAAAACCTTGAGCTCTTGACTGTGATTGGATACGATGATCTAGCGTTGAGTCAGATCTACCATAGATCCGATGTGATTTTGGAACAAAAAACCAAAAAAGTCTATCACCTCCTTTATGTGCCTGAAAAAATCCACAAGGAACTCAGTGCGCAAAAAAAGAACTAAAACTAAAGAGATTCCTCTGCATAGGATGCATCTCTGACAAGCGCAACAAGAAAACCACATGATTAAAGCGGGTGGAGACATTTCCTTTCTACCCGCTTTTTTTCGATCCATTGTGTACTACGTTTGGCTCGACTGGATGTGCGCGACAAGGTGATCCATAGACCTAGATATCATCTCGTAGATCAGCACAAAGCCATCGTCCCCACCATAATAAGGATCTGGCACATCCATTTCTCCATTTCCCTCTGGATCAAACTCCCGGAGCATATACAGATTCTCTACCTCTCCTGGTGCAATTGCTTTCATGCTTTGGTAATTGCTATGATCCATCGCTATGACATAGTCAAATGTCTCAAAATCCTGCGCGCGAAACTGTCGAGCCTTATGCTGTATCGGCACCCCATTGGACTGTGCCACCTGTATTGACCGAGGATCAGGCTGCTCTCCCACATGATACGCTGCTGTCCCTGCCGAATCGGCTTGTATCTCTAATGACCGAGTGTGATGATTAAAAATTGCCTCAGCCAATGGTGACCGACAAATATTTCCCAAGCATACAAATAATACTTTCTTCATAATATTCCATCTCTATACAGGGCCTAGACTCAGCCCTCATCCATTTCAAATTTGTCACAAAGCATCTTTATCTATATTTTCATAGAATTCATCGAATTCAATTCGTCTTCGTCTTATTATTCGATAGTTTTGAAACGAAAACATTAAATAAATCAATGTCGAGGAAAGCCAAATCAGAACTTTCGTTCATACTTAAGATATCCCTCCTGTTCATCATACTTTTTGCCTGCAAATTAACTAAAACGGATAGAGTCGTTGCAGGCGAGCAAGCGTCTGCACACCCCCAAGATTCAGTTCTAATCACCCAACCCAGGCACTAAAACAGCCTTACCCCCTCCCAGGACGTGATTCACGCCCTCTCTAAAACTTTTTTACTTTTTTTTCATTTATCGGGTTACCTTTTATTTAGTTGTCGTATATAACAGTACATAACACAAATTTTATTCATACACCTGTTTAACATTTTTATCAAAAATGAAAAAGCCCCGAAGAAGTTCGGGGCTTTTGCGTTGACAAGACCTAAACATGTATGTGGAGACGTGCCCCTAGCCGCTCCGCACAATTTCTCCGATACAAAAAAAGCATCTCTTTCGAGATGCTTTTTCATTTGTCGTTGTTAGGATAGTTTATCTTATTGTGAAGCCTATACCGGCTGTCAACGTATTGTATCTCTGGAATGTATAATCCGTATGGATCGTAATGACCGCCAACTGCAATCTCAGACCTAATGTACCTCTCCATCCACTACTCAAGTACTCCTCATCAATAGGGTCCGTCAATGTGATTGTTGCGCCAGTATTTTCATCCTCCAAATAGTAATCACCTAACACTCTAAGGTTGGTGTTGGTATTGTTGTACCCAAACCCACCATACGCTGTGATGACAGAAAACTTCTTAGACACCAAAAGCTGATAGGTCCACGAGTTGATATCAAATTCACCTCTTTGATCCACTCCGTCCATCACATCTCCATTGTTATACAACCCTGACTTTCCGTAGATTCTGTTGTAGCCTACGAGCACCGCCATGTCTACTGGGATATGTTTGATGGCCGGAATCCATTGTTTGAAATCGTGCATCAATCCCAAACCAAACATTCCAACACTAGATTTGTTGCCATAATCATCCTCACCGTTGATGGTCGGCATCCATCGCACCTTCAAATCCGTGCTTTTGATCAACCCTACACCTAACTGAACCATCGGGGTTGGGACCATGCCATTGTACTTATCATCAAGATCAAGCCCTTCTGGGGTCTCAAAATCAGAATTGATTGTTACACCATCTTGAGTGTAGCTTGTTCTGATATTGGTAGTTGTCTTGTCTCCAAAAAGGGTCGAGGTTGTAGGAAAATTAGGATCAACCAAAGTTACATTTTGATAATCAGTCTCTACAATATCAAAAAACAGATCGTTATCTGGAGCAAAAGCAACGTTCATCGTGACCGTCAAATCAAAGCCTAGAGGTTTGTGTGCCTTGGCCGTATTGTACCATCCATTGGCCACCCCATACCCTACCCCTGTAAAAAGAGGATTGAGATAATCTCCCATAAACACACTGGCATCTTCTGATCCCGCCTTCAAAAAGGCCGTCATATCTGCCAAATCCTGCGCTTGAGTGGTCGATAGACTCAGCATAGATGCAGCGAGTGCAGCACAAACTTTATTGGTAAAATTCAA
The DNA window shown above is from Reichenbachiella sp. 5M10 and carries:
- the yihA gene encoding ribosome biogenesis GTP-binding protein YihA/YsxC codes for the protein MKIKSAEFVISNTDITKCPVTKEPEYAFIGRSNVGKSSLINMLTDRTKLAKTSGKPGKTQLINHFHINKEWYLVDLPGYGWAQVSKKLKEEWEIMIRKYLRERTNLINIFILIDSRIPPQKIDLDFIQWVGENGLPFSIIFTKADKTGNRKILSNIETFKNTLRQNWDELPPMFVSSSAQKHGQQEILEYIDQINSTL
- a CDS encoding DUF5606 domain-containing protein, which produces MDFNEIATVSGKGGLFTVVAPTRGGVILETMDDQKKKMIVNMNSKVSILGEISIYTTDAEGSSPLGDVMKKIHAEFDGDTGLTSNSDPEELKAFLKHVLPEYDEERVYVSDIKKVVTWYNLLSATQPQLFEEAKEDSKTEE
- the fbp gene encoding class 1 fructose-bisphosphatase, with translation MNKETLIGSSIGTTLDRFINAKQSEFPFATGELSQLLRDIALAGKIINLEINKSGLLDITGAIGTTNVQGEAQQKLDVIANVRFIRALRNGGQVCAIVSEEDDEIVEINKNSNYVVAMDPLDGSSNIDVNVSIGTIFSIYRRISPIGEHVTKEDVLQNGDKQVAAGYILYGSSTMMVYTTGHGVNGFTHEPSLGEFVLSHDNIKSPETGTIYSVNEGSYYSFEPGVRNYIEYCKEQRYSARYIGSLVSDFHRNMFKGGVYIYPRTDKSLNGKLRLVYECNALAFIAEQSGGMATDGERRIMELDPLELHQRSQLFIGSKEMVKKVMSFL
- a CDS encoding aspartate kinase, with translation MKVFKFGGASVKDAESVKNVAEVIKMFCDEELVIVVSAMGKTTNHLEELVQLYVDKQDWKIKLDWIKNFHLDISHGLFDEKHEIYERIESIFDGIAEYLEGAEGKRYAEIYSEMVSQGELLSTRIIRHYLNENVKKTTWLDAREYIKTDFNFTDSRVDWEITKRNISSKIPSFTKDGLVISQGFIGSNSEGKTTTLGREGSDFSAAIFATGLQAESVTVWKDVPGVMTADPRKMPEAMVIPELKYTDAAEMTYYGASIIHPRTIKPLAQNKIKLYVRPFTAPENIGTVIGKGHAEKHPASFIVKTKQVFIEFGVTDFTFINEKKLSLLFNALDQLNIKINLMQNSAVSFAICIDKKFDKVEKLIERLKGDFEIEMRENLELLTVIGYDDLALSQIYHRSDVILEQKTKKVYHLLYVPEKIHKELSAQKKN
- a CDS encoding low molecular weight protein-tyrosine-phosphatase, which gives rise to MKKVLFVCLGNICRSPLAEAIFNHHTRSLEIQADSAGTAAYHVGEQPDPRSIQVAQSNGVPIQHKARQFRAQDFETFDYVIAMDHSNYQSMKAIAPGEVENLYMLREFDPEGNGEMDVPDPYYGGDDGFVLIYEMISRSMDHLVAHIQSSQT
- a CDS encoding DUF6588 family protein produces the protein MKLNFTNKVCAALAASMLSLSTTQAQDLADMTAFLKAGSEDASVFMGDYLNPLFTGVGYGVANGWYNTAKAHKPLGFDLTVTMNVAFAPDNDLFFDIVETDYQNVTLVDPNFPTTSTLFGDKTTTNIRTSYTQDGVTINSDFETPEGLDLDDKYNGMVPTPMVQLGVGLIKSTDLKVRWMPTINGEDDYGNKSSVGMFGLGLMHDFKQWIPAIKHIPVDMAVLVGYNRIYGKSGLYNNGDVMDGVDQRGEFDINSWTYQLLVSKKFSVITAYGGFGYNNTNTNLRVLGDYYLEDENTGATITLTDPIDEEYLSSGWRGTLGLRLQLAVITIHTDYTFQRYNTLTAGIGFTIR